CAGTCCGCCTTCCTCGACCCACGCGGTGAGCTCGCGCCGGCGCGCCCCTCCGAGCACGACGCCGGTCGGGAACTGGTGCGCCGGTGTGGTCATCACCGCGCGCACGCCGCTGGTCCGGAGATCGTCGACGCGCAGCCCGTCCGCGTCGACCGGCACGGGGACCGGGTCGAGCCCGAGCCGCCGGAGCTGCTGTCGGGCACCGAAGGAACCCGGCTCCTCCATGCCGACCCGCGTCGTCCCACCCTCACGGAGCACGTGGGCGAGCAGGAAGAACGCCTGCGCGGCGCCTGCGACGACGAGAATGTCGTCAGGGTCGACGCTGATCCCGCGGTTGCGTGCGACCCACCGCGAGACGGCGCGGCGCAGCGCGGGAGCACCCCGCGGGTCGCCGTAGCCGAGGTCGGAGGCGGACCGCGCACCGAGGACCTCCCGCTCGGCCCGCAGCCACGCCGCCCGAGGGAAGGCCGTCAGGTCCGGGACACCTGGCGAGAGGTCGATGCGGGCCGGGACGGCACGGAGGCGGTCGACGACGTCGTCGGCGCCGAGGTCGTCGAAGATGCCCGCCGCGCTGTCAGGTGTCGGCACGGGTCCGCTCGCAGGCGCGGACACCGGACGGGAGACCACGACGGTCCCGCCGCGCCCACGACCGACCACGTGGCCCTCGTCGACGAGTCGCTGGTAGGCCTCGGTGACCACGCCGCGCGACACGCCGAGCTCAGCGGCCAGGGTCCGACTGGCGGGCAGGCGGTCGCCCGTGCCCAGGACCCCGTCGCCGATGGACTCGCGGATCCGGCCGGTGAGCCACGCCGTGCGCTCGCCCTGCGGCACCTCCCCCAGTCGGAGAACCAGGAAGTCGGACCCGCTGCCATCGCGACGTTTGGACCCGTCCATCGGGTGTTGATTGGCACTGTGCACCGGGCCATTCTGCCGACATCGTGAAGGACATGCACCATGAACCTCAACAGTCCTCCATCGCCGGCTACCTGCCCGGCGCCATCGGCATGGCTCTCGTCGGCGGCAGCGTCGCGGTGTCCCACGTGCTCGTGGACGCCCCGCTGATGACGGCGCAGACCATCCGGTACGCCGCAGCAGCCGTGCTGCTCGTGCTCTGTGCGCGCGTCCTCGGGCGTCCCGTGCCGATGCCACGAGGCTCCGAGTGGGCCCTCCTGGTGCTCCTGGCCGGATCCGGTCTGGTGCTCTTCAACATCGCCCTCGTCCGTGGTGCCGAGCACGCAGAACCTGCGGTGATCGCCGTGGCGGTCGCGTCCGTCCCCATCGTGCTGGGGCTGATCGGGCCGCTCCTCGAGGGCGGATCACCGACCCGGCGACTGCTGGCCGCGGCGGCGCTGGTCACCGCCGGGAGCGTGCTCGTCCAGGGATTCGGGCGCACCGACGCGTACGGGGTGTTCTGGGCCGCCGTCGCGCTCGCGTGCGAGGCGGCGTTCACCCTCCTCGCAGTTCCGCTCCTGCCGCGCCTCGGGGCGTGGGGCGTCTCGGTCCACTCGGTGGTGGTCGGCACGCTCATGTTCGGCGTCCTCGCCCTCGTCGGAGAGGGCCCGACGGCGGTCACGCGGATCCAACCCGACCAGTGGGTGGCCATCGCCTACCTGGCCGCCCTGGTGACCGCTGTCGCGTTCGTGCTCTGGTACGCCACGGTGGCTCGCGTCGGTGCCGCCTCCGCGGGTCTCCTGACCGGCGTGGCACCCGTCGCGGCGGCCGGAGCCGGCATCGTGGTCACCGGAGACGTGCCTTCGCCGTACGTGTGGATCGGCATCGCCGTCGTCGGTGCGGGTCTGGCCCTCGGACTCGCCCGACGCGCGACACGTCGGCGCTCCGCCGTCGGCATGGTCACCGCCTCTCTGGCACCCTAGCCACGTGCCCGACTCACCGACCGAGAGCTGGTTCAGCGACGCGTTCCGCAACGCGTGGGAGACCGAGCAGCGGCGACTGGGACGCTTCAACCTCGCGATCTTCGGCAAGACCGGCGTCGGTAAGAGCACGCTGGTGAACGCGATCTTCGGTGACGAGATCGCAGCGACCGGGATCGGCGAGCCGGTCACCCGCGAAGAGCACCTCTATCTCCACAAGAGCGGCACGCTCGGCGTCCTCGACACGCGCGGCCTCGAGGTCGGCGTCGACAACGCCGCGATCATCGCGGAGGTCGGCGAGCACGTCGCCCGGATGCGGCACCGCCCTCTGGAGGAGCACCTGCACGTCGCCTGGTTCTGCGTCCGCGCCGGTGACCGCCGGTTCGAGGAGACGGAGGCCGAGTTCGTCCGGGAGCTCGCGCGTCTGGGCGTGCCTGTGCTGCTCGTGATGACCCAGGTGCCGCGCATCGAGGGACAGGTGCATCCCGACGCCCTCGCACTGGCTGCCGAGATCGAGCGGCGCGAGCTCCCGATCCACCGCAACCACGTGTACCTCACGATGGCCCTCGCCGACCCGTTCGCCCGTCTCGAGGCGCACGGCCTGATGGACGTCCTCGATGCCACCTTTCGCAGCGCCCCGGAAGGGGTAGCCAACGCGATCACGGCTGCCCAGCGCATCGACCTGGCGCGCAAGCGCAAGCGGGCGGGCGACGCGATCAAGCTGGCGACGAGTGCCGCGGGGACGGCCGGAGCAAGCCCCATCCCCTTCTCCGACGCCGCCGTGCTCGTGCCGATCCAGATCACGTTGATGGCCTCGATCGCCAGCACGTACGGGTTGAGTCTCGAGCGGTCGACCGCGGCGTCCCTCGCAGCGACGGCAGCCGCCACCGTCGCCGGTCGGACCGCCGTGACGAGCCTGCTCAAGCTCATCCCCGGGGCCGGCACCGTCGTCGGCGGGACCGTCAACGCCGCCGTCGCCGGCACCCTGACGTACGCCGTCGGTCACGCCTGGACACGCGTCTGCGAGCGCCTCGCGCAGGGAGACCTCCAGACGGTGGGCGGTGCCCTGGACAGCGCGACCATCCGACGTGTGTTCATGGACGAGTTCGCCAAGCAGGCGAAGCGGCGACGCCCACCGGCCGTCGAGCGCTGAGGCGCGCGCCGGGCTCTACCTCCGCCGACGCCGGCCACGGCTACGACGCGGCGGCCACGCAGCTCCACCGAGCGGGGCGATCGGCGGTGGTGCTGCCTCGTCCTGCGCCGGTACGGGCAGCACCCCCAGGATGCGGCGGAGGCTCACCACGACGGCACCTCCGGGGAACAGGCTCTCGCCCTGTCCGCTCGTGGCCACGACGAGGTCCGCCAGGCGCTGCACGCCGTCGACCAGCGGACGCGTGTCCTCGGGTCCCAGCGGATCGTCGCCGACCAGGCGGCGTACGACGTTGGCGAGCTCTTCGAGCACGTCGGCGACGGCGGGCGCACCCTCTCCCCCGGCGCGCAACCACGGGCGCTCTGACCCCTGGACCTCGCCGAGCATGTACGCGAGGTTCTCCACCAGCGCGGCGACACGCTCGAGGACGTCCGCCTCGTCCCGCCGGCGCTGGACCAGGTCACGCCACCTGGCGGCTCGGATGTTCCCGCGGAGCGACTCGTCGAGCGTCGAGAAGCTCTCTCGGAGCCGCAGGGCGTCGGGAAAGACCTCACGCGTCACGCCCTGCCAGGTCGCCTTCGGGTCGTCGCTGTCGCCACGCAGCACCTCGGCCATCTCGTCGAGCTGGTCGGCCACCTCCGCAGCGAGGGCGTCCAGCCGTCGGCGCGCCACCCGCGCGGGCACCGGCGGGAGCGCCAGCGTGAGCGCGACCCCGACCGCCGCACCGAGCGCGACCTGGCCGACCAGGCCGGAGACGAAGCCCGAGGTGTCGATGTTGCCGAGGATGTAGGTGAACAGCGCCGCCGTGATCACCCAGGTCCGACCGTCGCCGAGCAGGTCCCATCCAGCGAGCACGACCGCGACGAGCACCAGGAGGCCGACGCCGGCCCATCCGGGCAGCGGCAGCACGTGGAAGACCGCGCCGACCGCCGCGCCGATCACGAGAGCGCCGAAGATCTGCGCCGACTCCCTCACCGAACCCGCAACGCTGGGGTGCACGGCGAGGACGGCACCCATCGGCGCGTAGTACGCGTAGTCCCCGACCGGGCTCGGGAGCAGGTTGCCGAGCTGCCAGGCAAGCGCGGCAGCGACGGCTGCCTTGATGGCGATGTGGAGCCGCGACCCGAGGAGCGGGTCGCTGCTCGTCGTCGAGCGCATCAGCATGCCGTCCACGCTAGTCGGGTGCGTTCGCGCCAGCCGATCGCTCCCGCCACCACCGTGGTCAGCGGGCGCGGTGCTCGGCTGCCCCGGCGAAGGTGGCGGCCTCGCGGTCGACGAGTGCGCGGTAGTGCGTACCCCCGATCGCGCCGGTGATGCGCGCGAGCGGGCCGCTCTGCACGAGGCGCAGCTCCAGCCGGGAGCCGGACCCGCGGGGGACGAACCGGTGCGACGCCTCTGTCCGGACACCGAGGACCGACGAACGCCACGTGAAGCCCGCACCGGGTTCGACGTCGGTCACGAGCCACGTCAGTGCCCGCATCGACGGCTGACGGACGACGTAGCGCTGCCCGACGACGAGACCGCTCCCGTCCTTGGGCCGCACCTTGATGAAGCTGTCGGTGAGCAACGGCCACTCTGCCGGATCGGCAAGGACGGTCCACGCCACCTCGACCGGGGCGTCGACGTCAACCCCGACCTCGTACCTCATGCGAACGACCACCAGGCGACGCCCACGCAGATCACCAGCATGCCGATCGCGTTGACGAACAGGTTGCGTCCCAGGTCGCGTGCCCGCACGTGCGCGGTGATCGCGGCGAGGAAGTAGGCGACGAGCGCGAGCGTCGTGACCAGCCCGAGGTACGGGATCCAGATCCCGGCGACGAGACCTGCTGCGGCGGCGAGCTTGAGCGGTGTCAGGACTGGCCACCACCGCCGCGGGAACCGGACGTCGGTAAGGCAGTCGCGGACGAACGGGAGGGGCTTGAGACAGAAGATGGCGTCGGCGAGCTGGATCACAGCCAGCACGACCACGGGCCATACAGGATCGGGGAGAGCACTCACACGTCTTCCTCTCGTCGGCGTCGGCGAAAAGCGGTCACGCGCGCGCGACCCGCACACGTGTCGGAGCAGTAGCGCCGCGGGCGGCCTCGCGGTCGGTCGATCCACACGTCCACGCACGCCGCACCCTCGCAGGTGCCGATCGCGTCGGCTCCGCGTTCCACGAGCATGTCATGGACCGTGCGCAGCGCTGCGACGAGGAGAGCGTCGCGCGGGCTCGCCGGCACCCAGCCGTCCCGGACATGGCCGTCGACCAGGGCGACGCGGACCGTCGTCCCTGCGCCGGCGAGCAGCTCGTCGACGATGCGGATGCGCTCGACCGGCGACTCCGCCGCGAACAGCGGGTGGAGCAGGTCGGCGACCCGCACGAGGTCGGGGTCGCTGAACGCAACGTCCGGCGCCACTTGCTCCGTCGGCGGAAACGCGCTGTCGGACTCGCCTGCCTCGACGCGTGGCGCCGTGCCCCACTCGTTCACGAGGGTCACGACGGCGTCGGGCTCCAGTACCAGCACGCCATCAGTGTAACGGTAAACATCGCAGTATGGCGTTATGATGGACCGATGGTCGATCCGTCGGTCATTCCCGCGTTCGTCGCCGCAGTGCTCGCGGTGACGCTCGCCCCTGGGCCTGACAACACCTACATCGCGGCCGTCGCGCTGCGTGACGGGCCGCGCGCCGGCGTGATCTCCGCTCTCGGGATGGCGCTCGGCATGGTCGTCCACGTGCTCGCGGCGACCGCAGGGCTCGCCGCGCTGCTCGCCGTCGACCCTGCGCTCATCGTCGCCGTGCAGATCGCCGGTGCGGGCTACCTCGGATGGCTCGCCGTCGTCACCGTGCGCGAGCTCGGTCGATCTGCCGCCCAGACGCTCAGCCCTCGGTCGCGCGACGTCCTCGTGCGCGCGGTGATCACCAACCTCACCAATCCCAAGGTCATCCTCTTCTTCGCCGCGTTCCTCCCGGGCTTCGTCGTCGCAGGCCACGGGCCACCGGCACTGCAGATGCTGACCCTCGGGTCCACGTTCCTGCTCATCGGCCTCGCGTGCGACGCCGCGATCGGCGTCGCGGCCGGACGGCTCGGGCGCTCGCTGGACACGGGCGGTCGCGCCGGCACCGCCCTCACGGTCGTCGCCGCCTGCGTCTACGCCGTCCTGGCGGCGCTCCTGCTGGTCGACGCACTCCGTACGATCTCTGCGTGAGCGTCCATCCCCTCTGGCGTCCGTACGAGACGCCCACCCAGGAGCAGACCGACCGCGCGTTCGTCACCGGCACCGAGCCCCGCCTGGCCGGCGGCCACGTCGACGTCGTCCCGTACGACTCCGCCTGGCCTGCCACGTACGCGCAGGTTGCCGATCGCATCAGCGGCGCACTCGGCGATCTGGTCGTCGCCGTCCAGCACGTCGGTTCCACCTCCGTGCCCGGCCTGTCGGCGAAGCCGGTCCTCGACATCGACCTGGTCGTCGCCTCCCCCGCCGACGAGGCTTCGTACCTCCCGGCGCTCGAGCGGCTCGGATTCGTCCTCAGGATCCGCGAGCCGTGGTGGGAGGAGCACCGGATGCTGCGCCTCGACGAGCCGATGGTGAACCTCCACGTCTTCGGTCCGGACGCCGCGGAGCCGCACCGCCACCGCATCTTCCGGGACCGTCTGCTGACCGACGGTGCGGACCGGGCGGCGTATGCGCGTCTCAAGGAGGAGATCGCCACCCGAGAGGTCGGGACCGTCATGGCCTACAACGCAGCGAAGTCGGCGCTGATCTACGAGATCTACGAGCGGGCGTTCGCCGCCGATCCCGAGCACCCCCACGACCCGCAGCCGATCGACCCGGGCATCGCCGGGACCTAGACCGGCAGCAGGCGCCCGACGACACGGGAGAGCTGGTCGACCGTGCGGCACTCGTGCATGTCGACGACCTGCGCGTACGCCGGAGCGACCGAGTCGCCCAAGCCCCAGCGACCCTCGTGCTCGGGGTTCAGCCAGAACGTCCGCCTCGCTCGCCCGACGATGTCACGCAGCGCGTCGAGGTCGGGGTCGAGGTGGTTGGCGCGCGCGTCGCCGAGGATCAGGACGCTCGTCCGAGGGCCGATCACGGCGCCGTAGCGACTGACGAACGACCGCAGCGCGCGGCCGTAGTCGCTCGAGGCGTGCCAGGGGGCGACGTTCGCGTTCGCCGCGATGCGCTCGGCGAGCGCGCCCGGATCCGCCTCGCCGCCGGTGACGAGCTCGGTGACCTCGTCGGTGTGGTTGACGAACGCGAACACCCGCACCCTGCTGAACTGTTCGTGCAACGCCTGGACGAGCAGCATCGTGAATCCCGCGAACCCGGCGACCGACCCCGACACGTCGCACAGCAGCACCAGCTCGGGCCGCGCCTTGCGCCGGTGCTCGAACACCGGGTTCAAGGGCACGCCGCCGTACGACATCGACCGGCGGAGGGTCCGCCGGATGTCGACCTGACCGCGGTTTCGCCGACGGCGTCGGGCCGACAGCCGGGTGGCGAGCCGTCGTGCGAGCGGCTGGACCGTACGCCGCAGCTCGAGCACCTGCTCACGGCTGGCGGCGAGGAACTCGACCTGGCTGGCGTCCGGGCGGACGGCGTACTTCGCGACCCGGTCGCGCCCGCGCACCTCGGCCGAACGACGGCTCGCCTCGGTCTGGACGAGCTCGCGGAAGCGCTCGACGTCGCGGCGGACCTCGTCGCGGTCGAGTCGCTCGACGAAGCCCGTCGTGCTCCCCCGCTGTGCGAGGGCGCGCACGATCGCGGTCTGTGGGCGCAGCTGCTCCAGCGTCTGACGGGCCGACCATCCGGCGCCGGCCGTCCCGGGTCCTGAACCGGCCTGAACCGCACCCAGCGCGTCGACCGCCGCTGCGGCGACGTCTTCGAGCGCCTCCCGGCCGCCGTCGGCGAGTGCCGCGACGAGGTCGTCGCGGAGGTCGGCGACGGTGCTCGGCTGCTCGGTCGACTCCGGCTCCTTCTCGCGGATGGTCTCCCGTGCCCCGACCGCGGCCGGGAAGTAGACGTCGAACACCGCGTCGAACACGCGGCGCTGCCCCGTACGCCGGATCAGGGCGGCGGCGAGACCCTCGCGGAGAAGGTCGCGGTCAGCGAGCGACAGGACGCCCATCACCCGGGCCGCGTCCACGGTCTCGCTCGTGCCGACGATCAGCCCGTGACCGCGCAGCGACTCGACCATCGCGACCAGGCGACCGGGCACCCCACGATTTGACGCGTTATCCACCCGTCAGCCCCGCCGTTCGGTGGACAACCCGTCAAATCGTGGGGTGTCGTCGAGCTGCAGGTGCTTGCGGGCGCGGGCGACGTCGTCGGTGTGCTTGAGGAGCACACCCAACGTCTCGTCGACGACCGACTCGTCGAGCGACTCCGCTCCGAGCGCGAGGAGCGTACGCGCCCAGTCGATGCTCTCCGACACCGACGGCGCCTTGCGCAGGTCGATCCGCCGCAGGGCGTTGACGACCCTGACCAACGACGTCGCGAGAGTGTCGTCCACACCCGGCACGCGCGAGCGTACGATCCGCTCCTCGAGCTCCGCGTCGGGGAAGTCGATGTGCAGGAACAGGCACCGCCGCCGGAGCGCCTCGCTCAGCTCGCGCGTGGCGTTCGAGGTGAGCACCGTGAACGGTGCGTGCCGGGCGGTGATCGTGCCGAGCTCGGGAACCGTGATGGCGTAGTCGCTCAGGACCTCGAGCAGGAGCCCTTCGATCTCGAGGTCGGCCTTGTCGACCTCGTCGATGAGGAGGGTGCTCGGCCGCTCGGACCGGATCGCCTGGAGCAACGGACGCGCGAGGAGGAACTCGTCCGTGAAGATGTCGTCGCGCGTCGCGTCCCACGTCTCCCCGCGGCCGGAGGTGATGCGGAGGAGCTGCTTGGCGTGGTTCCACTCGTACAGCGCCCGCGCCTCGTCGACACCCTCGTAGCACTGCAGCCGGACCAGGCCCGCGCCCGTCGCCTGGGCCACGGCGCGGGCGAGCTCGGTCTTGCCGACGCCGGCCGGGCCCTCGACCAGCAGCGGCTTGTCGAGCCTGTCGGCGAGGAAGACGGTGGTCGCGACGGACGGCGAGGCCAGGTAGCCGTAGACGGCCAGCTGCTCGGTGACGTCCTCGACGGAGGAGAAGCGTTCGCTCACGCGGTCAGCCTACGCGGGCACCGCCCGCCGTCGTGCCCGCCTCAGAGCAGGTGCGAGAACGCGTGGATGGTCACCCCGGCGAGCGCGCCGACCACGGTGCCGTTGATCCGGATGAACTGGAGGTCGCGTCCGACGTGCAGCTCGATGCGCCGCGACGCCTCCTTGCCGTCCCACCGGTTGACCGTCTCCGAGATCACGGTCGCGATCTCGCTGCCGTAGTTCGTGACCACGAAGGCCGCGGTGTCGCTGGCCATCCGGTCGAGACGCGCCTGGAGCTCCGGCTCGGACACGATGCGTTCGCCGGTCTCGCAGAGGATCGCCACGAGCCGCGTGCGAAGCATGCCTGCGGACTCGTCGAGCGAGTCGAGGAGGGCGTGGCGCAACCCGCTCCACAGCGCGACCGCGACGTCGACGACCTGGGGCTGCGAGAGGATCCGCTCCTTGAGCGCCTCGGCGCGCGCCTGGGTCGCCGGGTCGTGCTGGAGGTCGTCGGAGAGCTGCACCAGGAACTCGTCGAGGGACTGCCGGACGCGGTGCTCCGGGTCGGCGCGCACGTCGTCGACCCACGACAGCGTCTCCCGGTAGAGCCGTGTGGAGATCTTGTCGTCGACCCAGTGCGGAGTCCACCAGGGCGCGCGGTCGGCGACCATTCCCTCCACCGTCTCCTGGTTCTCGAGGAGCCAGCGGTGCAGCTCCTCGACGCCGATGTCGACGAGGCCGTGGTGCGCGCCGTCACGCACGATCTCCCCGAGCGCCTGTCCGGCAGCCGGGCTGAGCTCCTCGGACTTGAGGCGGGGAACGATCACCTCACGGACGATCGCCGCCACGTCGTCGTCGCTGATCCGCGACAGACCGTCGCGCAGGATGCGGGAACCGATGTCGACCAACCTCCGCGCATGGGTGGGATCGGCGATCCAGCTGCCGATCCGCAGGCTGATGCGGGCCGACTCGACCCGCTCCCGGACGACGGCCTCGTTGAGGAAGTTGTCGGTGACGAACTCCTGCAGGCTCACACCGAGCGCGTCCTTGCGCTTCGGGATCAGCGCCGTGTGCGGGATCGGGAGGCCCAGCGGGTGCTTGAAGATCGCGGTCACGGCGAACCAGTCAGCCAAGGCGCCCACCATCGCGGCTTCCGCACCCGCGTTGACGTAGCCGAGGCCTCCCGCCTCGCCGTAGGTGAGCGCGTACACGATCGCGGCGAGGACCAGCAGGCCCGACGCGAGGGTGCGCATCTGCCGAAGCCCGCGTCGTCGTTCGGCGTCCGAACCACCCAGGGACTCCGGAACAGTGAAGCCGATGGTCCGCAACTCACTCACGCGGGAAGCCTAGCCGGACCGGTCGGGCAGGTCCGTTCGCCGACAGTCGGACCCCGCACCTCGACCAGCGGGGGCGGGGGGTCGACCAGCGGGGGCGGGGAGCTCGACCAGCGGGGATCGTGGAGTCCACCGACGGGATGCGGCGGGCCGATCGCCCTAGACTCCCAGCATGACCTTCAACGAGGGTGCGGACCTCGACACCAGCCAGGTCCGCAGCGGTGGTTCGAGCCGGACGGGTGTCGCCATCGGCGGCGGCGCAGGAGGCATCATCCTCCTGATCATCGGCCTCCTCCTGGGGGTCAACCCGTTCGAGCAGGGTGGATCCGCGGGCGCGTTCGACACCTCGCAGGTCCAGCAGGCCGGCTCGACCGAGATGGACTTCTCGCAGTGCCAGACCGGAGCCGACGCCAACCGCGACGACGTGTGCCGCGTCATCGGCACCGTGAACAGCGTCCAGGACTACTGGCGCGAGGCGCTCCCGGCCGACGCGAACCGCCAGTACCGCGACGCGTACACGGTCATCTACTCCGGCCAGACCCAGTCGGCGTGCGGCACCGCGAGCAACGCCGTCGGCCCCTTCTACTGCCCGACCGACGAGCAGGTGTACATCGACGCCTCGTTCTTCGACGAGCTGACCAGCCGGTACGGCGCGGACGGCGGCGCGCTGGCGCAGATGTACGTCGTCGCCCACGAGTACGGGCACCACGTCCAGAACATCCTCGGCGTCCTCCAGTACGCCCAGCAGGACCGTGAGGGCCCCACCTCGGGCGCCGTCCGGGTCGAGCTGATGGCGGACTGCCTCGCCGGCGTCTGGGCGCACCACGCGTCGACCACCGAGGACGCTGACGGCACCACACTCATCCAGCCGCTCACCGAGTCCGACATCGAGTCCGCACTGTCGGCCGCGGCCGCCGTCGGCGACGACCGCATCCAGGAGTCGGCGACCGGACGCGTGAACCCGGAGAGCTGGACTCACGGTTCGGCGGAGCAGCGTCAGCGCTGGTTCATGACCGGCTACGAGTCGGGCAACCTCAACTCGTGCGACACGCTTTCCGCCCGGCAGCTCTGACACCGTGACCGTGACGTTCCCCGGTCCGCTGGTCCCCGCACCGGACCGGGTCACGGCCCCGCAGCGCCGCCTGCTCGGCGTCGAGGTGTGGATCGTCCTGCTGCTGTCGCTGCTCCAGTCGGCGATCTACGCGACGGTCTCACTGGTCGCGAAGCTCACGCGCGGCCCCTTGTCGGACCAGACTGCGACGCTCAACGCCTCGCGCAGCGACCGGTCGTGGCTGGACCTCACCTACCAGCTCCTCGGCATCGGGTTCGCGCTGATGCCGGTGGTTCTCGTGCTCTACCTCCTTGTCCGCTCGGGCGACGCACCGCGCCGCGTGATGGGCATCGGGCGTGGGTCTCCTGCCGGGGACGCCGGCTGGGGCATCGGCCTCGCGGCCCTCATCGGGCTCCCCGGACTGGCGTTCTACTTCATCGGGCGCGCGGTCGGCATCACGGCGACGATCGTGCCGAGCGCGCTCGACGACCACTGGTGGCGTGTCCCCGTCCTGATCTCGTCGGCGCTGATGAACTCGGTCCTCGAGGAGGTCATCGTCGTCGGCTACCTCATGTGGCGGCTGACGCAGCTCGGGTGGGGCCGGTGGCAGGTTCTGGCGACGAGCGCGGCGCTGCGCGGGTCGTACCACCTCTACCAGGGGGTCGGCCCGGCGATCGGCAACGCGGTGATGGGTATCGTGTTCGGGTACTTCTATCAGCGGACAGGGCGCATCGTCCCGCTGGTGATCGCCCACGCGATCCTCGACATCGTCGCGTTCGTCGGGTACGCCCTCCTGAAGGACGCCCTCAACCTTCCTTGACACACACAGCCCTAGGGATTCTCGGATGACGGTCGGTGAGCTGCGTACGCGCTTGCGCGAGGTGACGCTGCGCGACGAGCGCCGCCTGCGCCGCAGCCTCGACCGCGCGGCGTCGCAGCGCGACGCAGATCGCCGCAGCCACCAGCTGGCCGACGTCGAGAAGCAGGTCGCGGCCGCCGAGCGCCGGGTCGCGTCCCGTACGGCGGCGGTGCCGGCGCTCGAGTACCCGCCGGAGCTGCCCGTCTCGGACCGACGCGACGACATCGCTGCAGCGCTCGACGAGCACCAGGTGATCGTGGTCGCCGGCGAGACCGGCTCCGGCAAGACGACGCAGCTGCCGAAGATCGCGCTCGGCCTCGGTCGCGGCGTCCGCGGCACGATCGCCCACACGCAGCCGCGTCGCATCGCCGCCCGCAGCGTCGCCGCCCGCGTGGCCGAGGAGACCAAGACGACGCTCGGCGAGACGGTCGGCTACGCCGTGCGCTTCGACGACCGCTCTGGTCCGGACACGCTCGTCCGCGTGATGACCGACGGCGTGCTGCTCGCCGAGATCCACGACGACCCGCTGCTGCTGCGCTACGACACCGTGATCGTCGACGAGGCCCACGAGCGCTCCCTGACGATCGACTTCCTGCTCGGCTACCTCCGCCGGCTCCTCCCCCGTCGTCCCGACCTGAAGGTCGTCATCACGTCGGCGACCATCGACCCGCAGCGCTTCGCCGCCCATTTCGCCGACGCGGCCGGCAACCCCGCCCCGATCATCGAGGTCAGCGGGCGGACGTACCCGGTGGAGATCCGCTACCGCCCCCTCGCGGAGCGCGAGGACGGCGACGTCCTCGCCGCGATCGGCGACGCCGTGGACGAGCTGGGCCGCGAGTCGGACGGGGACGTCCTGGTCTTCCTCTCCGGCGAGCGCGAGATCCGCGACACCGCCGACATGCTGCGCGACCGCAAGATGCGCCGGACCGAGATCCTCCCCCTGTACGGCCGGCTGTCCGCGGCTGAGCAGCACAAGGTCTTCGAGGCGCACACCGGTCGCCGGATCGTCCTCGCCACCAACGTCGCCGAGACGTCGTTGACCGTGCCGGGCATCCGTTACGTCGTGGACCCCGGCACGGCACGCATCTCGCGCTACAGCCAGCGGCTGAAGGTGCAGCGCCTCCCCATCGAGCCGATCTCGCAGGCGAGTGCGAACCAGCGTGCCGGGCGGTCGGGTCGTACGTCGGACGGCATCTGCATCCGCCTCTACGCCGAGGACGACTACGAGGGCCGCCCGGAGTTCACCGACCCGGAGATCCTGCGGACGAACCTCGCGTCGGTCATGCTCCAGATGGCGTCTCTGGACCTGGGCCCGGTCGAAGACTTCCCGTTCCTCGACCCACCGGACCAGCGGGCCGTCCGTGACGGGGTCGGTCTTCTCGAGGAGCTCGGCGCGCTCACCGCCGGCGCGAAGGGGATGCGGAGCTCGCTCACCGAGGTCGGGCGGCAGGTGGCGGCCTTCCCCCTCGACCCGCGCCTCGCCCGGATGCTCGTCGCCGCGTCCACCTACGGCGTCCTGCGCGAGATGCTGGTGATCGTCTCGGCGTTGTC
Above is a genomic segment from Mumia sp. Pv4-285 containing:
- a CDS encoding CGNR zinc finger domain-containing protein is translated as MLVLEPDAVVTLVNEWGTAPRVEAGESDSAFPPTEQVAPDVAFSDPDLVRVADLLHPLFAAESPVERIRIVDELLAGAGTTVRVALVDGHVRDGWVPASPRDALLVAALRTVHDMLVERGADAIGTCEGAACVDVWIDRPRGRPRRYCSDTCAGRARVTAFRRRRREEDV
- a CDS encoding vWA domain-containing protein, with product MPGRLVAMVESLRGHGLIVGTSETVDAARVMGVLSLADRDLLREGLAAALIRRTGQRRVFDAVFDVYFPAAVGARETIREKEPESTEQPSTVADLRDDLVAALADGGREALEDVAAAAVDALGAVQAGSGPGTAGAGWSARQTLEQLRPQTAIVRALAQRGSTTGFVERLDRDEVRRDVERFRELVQTEASRRSAEVRGRDRVAKYAVRPDASQVEFLAASREQVLELRRTVQPLARRLATRLSARRRRRNRGQVDIRRTLRRSMSYGGVPLNPVFEHRRKARPELVLLCDVSGSVAGFAGFTMLLVQALHEQFSRVRVFAFVNHTDEVTELVTGGEADPGALAERIAANANVAPWHASSDYGRALRSFVSRYGAVIGPRTSVLILGDARANHLDPDLDALRDIVGRARRTFWLNPEHEGRWGLGDSVAPAYAQVVDMHECRTVDQLSRVVGRLLPV
- a CDS encoding DUF445 domain-containing protein, which translates into the protein MSELRTIGFTVPESLGGSDAERRRGLRQMRTLASGLLVLAAIVYALTYGEAGGLGYVNAGAEAAMVGALADWFAVTAIFKHPLGLPIPHTALIPKRKDALGVSLQEFVTDNFLNEAVVRERVESARISLRIGSWIADPTHARRLVDIGSRILRDGLSRISDDDVAAIVREVIVPRLKSEELSPAAGQALGEIVRDGAHHGLVDIGVEELHRWLLENQETVEGMVADRAPWWTPHWVDDKISTRLYRETLSWVDDVRADPEHRVRQSLDEFLVQLSDDLQHDPATQARAEALKERILSQPQVVDVAVALWSGLRHALLDSLDESAGMLRTRLVAILCETGERIVSEPELQARLDRMASDTAAFVVTNYGSEIATVISETVNRWDGKEASRRIELHVGRDLQFIRINGTVVGALAGVTIHAFSHLL
- a CDS encoding LysE family translocator gives rise to the protein MVDPSVIPAFVAAVLAVTLAPGPDNTYIAAVALRDGPRAGVISALGMALGMVVHVLAATAGLAALLAVDPALIVAVQIAGAGYLGWLAVVTVRELGRSAAQTLSPRSRDVLVRAVITNLTNPKVILFFAAFLPGFVVAGHGPPALQMLTLGSTFLLIGLACDAAIGVAAGRLGRSLDTGGRAGTALTVVAACVYAVLAALLLVDALRTISA
- a CDS encoding GrpB family protein, whose amino-acid sequence is MSVHPLWRPYETPTQEQTDRAFVTGTEPRLAGGHVDVVPYDSAWPATYAQVADRISGALGDLVVAVQHVGSTSVPGLSAKPVLDIDLVVASPADEASYLPALERLGFVLRIREPWWEEHRMLRLDEPMVNLHVFGPDAAEPHRHRIFRDRLLTDGADRAAYARLKEEIATREVGTVMAYNAAKSALIYEIYERAFAADPEHPHDPQPIDPGIAGT
- a CDS encoding AAA family ATPase, whose amino-acid sequence is MSERFSSVEDVTEQLAVYGYLASPSVATTVFLADRLDKPLLVEGPAGVGKTELARAVAQATGAGLVRLQCYEGVDEARALYEWNHAKQLLRITSGRGETWDATRDDIFTDEFLLARPLLQAIRSERPSTLLIDEVDKADLEIEGLLLEVLSDYAITVPELGTITARHAPFTVLTSNATRELSEALRRRCLFLHIDFPDAELEERIVRSRVPGVDDTLATSLVRVVNALRRIDLRKAPSVSESIDWARTLLALGAESLDESVVDETLGVLLKHTDDVARARKHLQLDDTPRFDGLSTERRG